One Sphingomonas sp. OV641 genomic window carries:
- a CDS encoding VOC family protein yields the protein MTRMIFVNLPVSSVAAAATFYEALGFTRNPMFSNEQAAAMEWSDTISVMLLDTAFYATFTDKTLIDATTTSGVLLCISRDSRAEVDAITEAAIAAGGRETREPQDMGFMYSRAFEDLDGHTWEPMHMDMAAAGQAMSQPEPATA from the coding sequence ATGACCAGGATGATCTTCGTGAACCTGCCGGTCTCCAGCGTCGCCGCCGCGGCGACCTTCTATGAGGCGCTGGGCTTCACCCGAAATCCGATGTTCTCGAACGAACAGGCCGCGGCGATGGAATGGTCCGACACGATCAGCGTGATGCTGCTCGACACGGCCTTTTACGCGACCTTCACCGACAAGACGCTGATCGACGCCACGACCACCAGTGGCGTGCTTTTGTGCATCTCGCGCGACAGCAGGGCGGAGGTCGATGCGATCACTGAGGCGGCGATCGCGGCAGGTGGGCGCGAGACGCGCGAACCGCAGGACATGGGTTTCATGTACAGCCGCGCCTTCGAGGATCTCGATGGCCATACGTGGGAGCCGATGCACATGGACATGGCCGCCGCCGGGCAGGCGATGAGCCAGCCCGAACCCGCCACCGCCTGA
- a CDS encoding DUF4287 domain-containing protein yields MSFQAYLDTIEKKTGKAPADLRAMGAEKGWTRDGTLSPGVKPMAIVDTLKADLGLGHGHAMAVVALLKGTKKEGDA; encoded by the coding sequence ATGTCATTTCAGGCCTATCTCGACACGATCGAGAAGAAGACCGGCAAGGCACCCGCGGATCTGCGCGCAATGGGGGCGGAAAAGGGCTGGACCCGCGACGGCACGCTGTCCCCGGGGGTGAAGCCGATGGCGATCGTCGACACGCTCAAGGCCGATCTCGGGCTTGGTCACGGCCATGCCATGGCGGTGGTCGCCCTGCTGAAGGGAACCAAGAAGGAAGGCGACGCCTGA
- a CDS encoding winged helix-turn-helix transcriptional regulator — MEPAKRWYDDACGTALAMELVGERWSLLIVRELMFGPRRFGELKASLGGISANVLTQRLEGLERAHIVKRERLAPPANVQVYGLTPWGCEAEEPIKALGAWAARSPDHNPMLPLSAASMMLSLRTMIDTAAAGSVPAMAIGFQFGPESFVARLVDGALPIVRGTAAVDAHFATTPRIMANLTYGKWPIAEAEAVGDLVFTGDRDLAARFLDLFRLPAKAEVE, encoded by the coding sequence TTGGAGCCGGCGAAACGATGGTATGATGACGCGTGCGGGACGGCGCTGGCGATGGAATTGGTGGGTGAGCGCTGGTCGCTGCTGATCGTTCGCGAACTGATGTTCGGACCGCGCCGATTTGGCGAACTGAAGGCCTCGCTGGGGGGGATCAGCGCCAATGTCCTGACGCAGCGGCTGGAAGGGCTGGAGCGCGCGCACATCGTGAAGCGGGAACGATTGGCCCCGCCCGCCAATGTGCAGGTCTATGGGCTTACCCCATGGGGCTGTGAGGCGGAGGAACCGATCAAGGCGCTGGGCGCCTGGGCAGCCCGGTCGCCCGATCACAATCCGATGCTGCCGCTGTCGGCGGCGTCGATGATGCTGTCGCTGCGCACGATGATCGACACTGCCGCCGCCGGCAGCGTCCCTGCGATGGCGATCGGCTTTCAGTTCGGGCCCGAATCCTTTGTCGCGCGGCTGGTGGACGGGGCGTTGCCGATCGTGCGCGGGACAGCCGCGGTGGACGCGCATTTCGCCACCACGCCGCGGATCATGGCGAACTTAACCTATGGCAAATGGCCCATTGCGGAGGCCGAAGCAGTCGGCGATCTGGTGTTCACCGGCGACCGCGATCTGGCCGCGCGCTTCCTTGATCTCTTCCGGCTGCCGGCAAAAGCAGAGGTTGAATAA
- a CDS encoding acyltransferase, which translates to MFQRIQILRFIAAFAVVAYHAQITIVSYFAGAKPYPLVENGAYGVDLFFVISGFIIVFIASTKESSAAVFAQRRAERIVPLYWLVTFGVFLLSYVPGLARGHLPSLTQLIKSLFFITWIDGPESYPVLNVGWTLEFEMFFYLLAGLSLAVTPRPWAATGFVMLALVGTGRGTTFFLQNPIMIEFVFGMIIAAFMYDRRLFYWLLPAAVVVLASLPLTPATLRVWTFGVPSFFLVAGAVWLDLRKPYAGVVLPKLGDASYSIYLVHVLVISLACKIAVIIMPDLEPAVAIPVVALVATVAGVVVHQLVERNLMRVLSARRRGMVVALNP; encoded by the coding sequence ATGTTCCAGCGCATCCAGATCCTGCGCTTTATCGCTGCCTTCGCCGTTGTGGCTTATCACGCTCAAATAACGATCGTGTCCTATTTTGCCGGTGCGAAGCCGTATCCGCTTGTAGAAAATGGCGCTTACGGCGTTGACCTGTTCTTCGTCATATCCGGCTTTATCATCGTGTTCATCGCCAGTACGAAGGAAAGTTCAGCGGCAGTGTTCGCGCAGCGCCGGGCGGAACGCATTGTTCCGCTATACTGGCTGGTGACCTTTGGCGTCTTTCTGCTCAGTTACGTGCCCGGACTGGCCCGCGGCCATTTGCCGTCACTAACTCAGCTTATCAAATCGCTGTTCTTCATCACCTGGATCGACGGTCCTGAATCCTATCCGGTGCTGAACGTCGGCTGGACGCTTGAGTTTGAAATGTTCTTCTACCTGCTGGCCGGCCTTTCGCTCGCCGTGACGCCCCGCCCCTGGGCGGCGACCGGGTTCGTGATGCTGGCGCTGGTCGGCACCGGACGCGGCACGACCTTCTTTCTTCAGAACCCAATCATGATCGAGTTCGTCTTCGGCATGATCATCGCCGCCTTTATGTATGACCGGCGTCTGTTCTACTGGCTGCTGCCGGCAGCGGTGGTGGTGCTGGCCTCGCTGCCGCTCACCCCAGCGACGCTTCGGGTTTGGACGTTCGGCGTGCCATCGTTCTTCCTGGTCGCGGGTGCCGTGTGGCTCGACCTTCGCAAGCCCTATGCGGGCGTCGTGCTGCCGAAGCTGGGCGACGCCTCCTACTCGATCTACCTGGTCCACGTTCTGGTCATCTCGCTGGCCTGCAAGATCGCGGTCATCATCATGCCCGATCTGGAGCCGGCAGTCGCCATCCCGGTGGTGGCACTGGTCGCGACCGTGGCCGGCGTCGTGGTGCACCAGCTGGTCGAGCGCAACCTGATGCGGGTGCTGAGCGCGCGGCGGCGCGGCATGGTGGTGGCGCTCAATCCCTGA
- the cobT gene encoding cobaltochelatase subunit CobT, whose translation MATETPLDRFKAVLGGTSRALSEEQELELAFTADAPTQSGKHLKVPMPARSLPADQVAEARGFADGFALRLKHHDIALHQRGAPQEALARAVFDAVEGARVEALGSRGYQGITDNLTHALDVRLRADPITRARTRDEVPLSTALGLLVREALTGQKSPAAAAPGLALVREWIEQRADLSNLALALDDQRAFQSLAMKLLEDLELVEGDQAPEDSDEGGSEDEGTDSEQQDEGEEGENQDGEGQAESEQRGEQRESDDAEGEGQEQGEESYDDLDGEPGDDGEEGMQPVRPNRPPADWSPQFEYKAWTNQFDEVIAATELCDQDELARLRGYLDQQLVPLQAVVSRLANRLQRRLMAQQNRSWDFDQEEGLLDAARLARVVINPMQSLSYKVEKDTEFKDTVVTLLIDNSGSMRGRPISIAAISADILARTLERCGVKTEILGFTTRAWKGGQSRETWLAAGRPPQPGRLNDIRHIVYKMADEPWRRARNSLGLMMREGLLKENIDGEALLWAHSRLIARPEERRILMVISDGAPVDDSTLSVNSGSYLERHLRQVIDWIERRSPVELIAIGIGHDVTRYYSRAVTIMDAEQLGGTIIEQLAALFDAE comes from the coding sequence ATGGCGACCGAAACACCCCTGGACCGTTTCAAGGCCGTGCTCGGCGGGACGTCTCGCGCCCTCTCGGAGGAGCAGGAGCTGGAGCTTGCCTTCACTGCCGATGCCCCCACCCAATCGGGCAAGCATCTGAAGGTGCCCATGCCGGCGCGCAGCCTGCCGGCCGATCAGGTGGCCGAGGCGCGCGGCTTTGCCGACGGCTTTGCGCTTCGGCTGAAGCACCATGACATCGCGCTGCATCAGCGCGGCGCGCCGCAGGAGGCGCTGGCGCGCGCGGTGTTTGACGCGGTGGAGGGCGCGCGAGTCGAGGCGCTGGGCAGCCGCGGCTATCAGGGGATCACCGACAATCTGACGCATGCGTTGGACGTGCGGCTGCGCGCCGACCCGATCACGCGCGCCCGGACGCGAGACGAGGTGCCGCTATCCACCGCGCTTGGCCTGCTTGTGCGCGAGGCGCTCACCGGTCAGAAATCGCCGGCCGCCGCCGCGCCGGGCCTGGCGCTGGTGCGTGAATGGATCGAGCAGCGCGCCGATCTGTCCAACCTGGCGCTGGCGCTCGACGATCAGCGCGCGTTCCAGTCGCTCGCCATGAAGCTGCTCGAGGATCTGGAGCTGGTCGAGGGCGATCAGGCTCCCGAGGACAGCGACGAAGGCGGCAGCGAGGACGAGGGCACCGACAGCGAGCAGCAGGACGAGGGCGAAGAAGGCGAGAACCAGGACGGCGAGGGCCAGGCCGAATCCGAGCAGCGCGGCGAACAGCGCGAGTCGGACGATGCCGAGGGCGAGGGGCAGGAGCAGGGCGAGGAAAGCTACGACGATCTAGACGGTGAGCCCGGTGACGATGGCGAGGAGGGCATGCAGCCCGTCCGCCCGAACCGCCCGCCGGCCGACTGGTCGCCGCAATTCGAGTACAAGGCCTGGACCAATCAGTTCGACGAAGTGATCGCCGCGACCGAATTGTGCGATCAGGACGAGCTGGCGCGGCTGCGCGGTTATCTCGATCAGCAGCTCGTGCCGCTGCAGGCGGTCGTCTCACGACTGGCCAATCGCCTGCAACGACGCCTGATGGCGCAGCAGAACCGGTCCTGGGATTTCGATCAGGAAGAGGGGTTGCTCGACGCCGCCCGGCTCGCGCGGGTGGTCATCAACCCGATGCAGTCGCTGTCGTACAAGGTGGAAAAGGACACCGAGTTCAAGGACACGGTGGTCACGCTCCTCATCGACAATTCCGGCTCGATGCGTGGTCGGCCGATCTCCATCGCGGCGATCAGCGCCGATATTCTCGCCCGCACGCTGGAACGCTGCGGCGTGAAGACGGAAATTCTGGGCTTCACGACGCGGGCTTGGAAGGGCGGGCAGAGCCGCGAGACCTGGCTTGCCGCCGGTCGCCCGCCGCAGCCCGGCCGTCTCAACGACATCCGCCACATCGTCTACAAGATGGCGGACGAGCCATGGCGGCGGGCGCGCAACTCGCTTGGCCTGATGATGCGCGAAGGGCTGCTGAAGGAAAATATCGACGGCGAGGCGCTGCTCTGGGCGCACAGCCGGCTGATCGCGCGCCCGGAGGAACGGCGCATCCTGATGGTGATCTCCGATGGCGCGCCGGTGGATGATTCCACCCTGTCGGTGAACAGCGGCTCCTATCTGGAGCGGCACCTGCGGCAGGTGATCGACTGGATCGAGCGCCGCTCCCCGGTGGAACTAATCGCGATCGGCATCGGGCATGACGTGACCCGCTACTATAGCCGCGCGGTGACCATCATGGATGCCGAGCAGCTGGGCGGTACGATCATCGAGCAACTCGCCGCGCTGTTCGACGCCGAATAG
- a CDS encoding glutathione S-transferase family protein, with product MSKPTITAFDWVPDFARGQVRDLRVRWALEEVGQPYDVLYLPQGSQKQEPHRARQPFGQVPTYEEGDLILFESGAIVLHIAEQHGRLLPSEPAARARAIEWMFAALNSVEPPISDYAFATLFEAGQPWSKPRLPAVEQRIHERFGEVSQRLGDKEWLEDDRFTAGDLMMVSVLRTLEDDGFLERYPNLAAYVARGTARPAFQRALADQLAGFTGNPPPGFEEWLKQQQQQGEAA from the coding sequence ATGTCGAAACCGACCATCACCGCCTTTGACTGGGTGCCCGATTTCGCGCGCGGCCAGGTCCGTGACCTGCGCGTACGCTGGGCGCTGGAGGAAGTGGGCCAGCCTTATGACGTGCTGTACCTGCCGCAGGGCAGCCAAAAGCAGGAGCCGCACCGCGCCCGTCAGCCGTTCGGCCAGGTGCCGACCTATGAGGAGGGCGATCTCATCCTCTTCGAATCCGGCGCGATCGTGCTCCACATCGCCGAGCAGCATGGCAGGCTCCTCCCGAGCGAACCGGCCGCCCGCGCCCGGGCGATCGAATGGATGTTCGCCGCGCTCAACAGCGTGGAGCCACCGATCTCAGACTATGCCTTTGCGACCCTGTTCGAGGCGGGCCAGCCCTGGTCCAAGCCGAGGCTGCCCGCCGTCGAGCAGCGCATCCACGAACGCTTCGGCGAGGTCTCGCAGCGGCTGGGAGACAAGGAATGGCTGGAGGACGACCGGTTCACGGCAGGCGACCTCATGATGGTGTCGGTGCTGCGCACCCTGGAGGACGACGGCTTTCTCGAACGCTACCCGAACCTTGCCGCCTATGTGGCACGTGGCACCGCTCGCCCCGCGTTTCAGCGTGCGCTTGCCGACCAGCTCGCGGGCTTCACCGGCAATCCGCCGCCCGGGTTCGAAGAATGGCTGAAACAGCAGCAGCAGCAGGGAGAAGCGGCATGA
- the cobS gene encoding cobaltochelatase subunit CobS, with protein MTDIPNTLPDSRETTILDAPDKMVSVREMFGIDSDMQCPAFSEADERVPDLDPAYVFDPDTTMAVLAGFAHNRRVMVQGYHGTGKSTHIEQVAARLKWPCIRINLDAHISRIDLIGRDAIVLKDGQQITEFREGLLPWALQTPTALVFDEYDAGRPDVMFVIQRVLETEGKLTLLDQNRVIRPNPYFRLFATANTVGLGDTSGLYHGTQQINQGQMDRWNIVVTLNYLPAATEANIVLAKSGEYDKPEGKKQVEDMIRVADLTRKGFINGDISTVMSPRTVITWAQNTLIFKDVGFAFRLSFLNKCDEAERPLVAEYYQRVFGKDLPESVVGKA; from the coding sequence ATGACCGATATTCCGAACACGCTTCCCGACAGCCGCGAGACCACGATCCTCGACGCGCCCGACAAGATGGTCAGCGTGCGCGAGATGTTCGGCATCGACAGCGACATGCAATGTCCCGCTTTCAGCGAGGCGGACGAGCGGGTACCGGATCTCGATCCCGCCTATGTGTTCGATCCGGACACGACCATGGCGGTGTTGGCGGGCTTCGCGCACAATCGCCGCGTGATGGTGCAGGGCTATCACGGCACCGGCAAGTCGACGCATATCGAGCAGGTCGCGGCGCGGCTGAAATGGCCGTGCATCCGCATCAACCTCGACGCGCACATCAGCCGCATCGATCTCATTGGCCGCGACGCGATCGTGCTGAAGGACGGGCAGCAGATTACCGAATTCCGCGAAGGCCTGCTCCCCTGGGCGCTGCAGACTCCGACCGCTCTGGTGTTCGACGAATATGACGCCGGCCGCCCGGACGTGATGTTCGTGATCCAGCGCGTGCTGGAGACCGAGGGTAAGCTGACCCTGCTCGATCAGAATCGCGTCATCCGCCCGAACCCGTATTTCCGCCTGTTCGCGACCGCCAACACGGTCGGCCTCGGCGACACGAGCGGGCTGTATCACGGCACGCAGCAGATCAACCAGGGCCAGATGGACCGCTGGAACATCGTGGTCACGCTGAATTACCTGCCCGCCGCGACCGAGGCGAACATCGTGCTCGCCAAATCGGGCGAATATGACAAGCCCGAAGGCAAGAAGCAGGTCGAGGACATGATCCGTGTCGCCGACCTCACCCGCAAGGGCTTCATCAACGGCGACATCTCCACCGTCATGAGCCCGCGCACGGTGATCACCTGGGCGCAGAACACGTTGATCTTCAAGGACGTGGGCTTCGCCTTCCGCCTGTCGTTCCTCAACAAGTGCGACGAGGCGGAGCGGCCGCTGGTGGCGGAATATTACCAGCGCGTGTTCGGCAAGGATCTGCCGGAAAGCGTCGTCGGAAAGGCGTAA
- a CDS encoding polysaccharide biosynthesis tyrosine autokinase, producing the protein MPIASHGRFTSGDAPVHEAAHENWGPINLRAVWSAMYRRRRELIIAIVVAVLIGLLITFLSTPMYRATARIQIDQQSAQILEGTDVEPEESLLDGDRYLQTQLDIIQSRTIARQVAEGLGLFRANADFLSKMGIEPADEPRGAYNLAETRREQILDALQENLSVDLPIDSRLATISFESPDRQLSAKIANAYADSYITSNIQRRFNTSAYARSFLETQLRQTRQRLEDSERALLAYAREAGLIDASSGGGEGSTSGPRSLTTASLVQINQSYSEAVANRVAAEQKWNQASSTPLLSQPEVLQNPVIQGLLQDRAKLQAEYNENAKRYRADYPGQVQAKARLSEINTQVDRVARSVRDGVRQQYEIALKQERALAQDIKDLKNTTLAEQSRGVRYNILRREVDTNRALYDALLGRYKAVSATAGVSSNNVSIIDRADPPVRPVSPRPLLNLALALFAGLLIGGTYVAVREHFDDAIRSGDDIESKLGVGMIGLVPALPAGVEPYAELQKVRSDVSEAYYALRAALELATPTGAPRSMMITSSGPSEGKSTTSYALARGFAQIGRRVLLIDSDMRKPAQHKHLNVSNKIGLANLLTRQVTIQEVLQHTEIANLDFIPAGPVPINPAELIAGPALDQLIKQMTGTYDIVLVDSPPVLGLADAPTLASHVDTVLFIVQANHVHGRQARTALNRLKTVRASIVGAVLTKFDADAFGTSNLGYSYSYGEDKS; encoded by the coding sequence ATGCCCATCGCTTCACACGGGCGCTTCACCAGCGGGGATGCGCCTGTTCATGAGGCGGCGCACGAGAATTGGGGACCGATCAACCTGCGCGCCGTATGGTCCGCCATGTACCGGCGGCGGCGCGAGCTGATCATCGCGATCGTCGTTGCCGTTCTGATCGGCCTGCTGATCACGTTCCTCAGCACGCCGATGTATCGCGCCACCGCGCGAATCCAGATCGACCAGCAGAGCGCACAGATCCTCGAAGGCACGGATGTCGAGCCGGAGGAATCGCTGCTGGACGGCGATCGTTATCTCCAGACGCAGCTCGACATCATCCAGAGCCGCACCATTGCGCGCCAGGTTGCCGAGGGTCTCGGCCTTTTCCGCGCCAACGCCGACTTCCTGTCCAAAATGGGCATCGAGCCGGCGGACGAACCGCGCGGCGCCTATAATCTGGCGGAAACGCGGCGCGAGCAGATCCTTGACGCGCTGCAGGAAAACCTCAGCGTCGATCTTCCGATCGATTCGCGCCTGGCGACGATCTCGTTCGAAAGCCCGGATCGGCAATTGTCGGCGAAGATCGCCAACGCTTATGCCGACAGCTACATCACCAGCAACATCCAGCGCCGGTTCAACACTTCGGCCTATGCGCGCAGCTTCCTCGAGACCCAGCTTCGCCAGACGCGGCAGCGGCTTGAGGATTCGGAGCGCGCCCTGCTCGCCTATGCGCGTGAGGCTGGGCTGATCGACGCCAGCTCGGGCGGCGGCGAAGGGTCGACCTCCGGCCCCCGTTCATTGACCACCGCCAGCCTGGTACAGATCAATCAATCTTATTCGGAAGCAGTCGCCAATCGCGTCGCGGCCGAGCAGAAGTGGAATCAGGCCTCCAGCACCCCGCTGCTGAGCCAGCCCGAGGTGCTGCAGAACCCGGTCATCCAGGGGCTGCTGCAGGACCGCGCCAAGCTGCAGGCCGAGTATAACGAAAACGCCAAGCGGTACCGCGCCGATTACCCGGGCCAGGTTCAGGCGAAGGCGCGGCTTTCCGAGATCAACACCCAGGTCGACCGCGTAGCGCGCAGCGTTCGCGACGGCGTGCGCCAGCAATATGAAATCGCGCTGAAGCAAGAGCGCGCGCTTGCGCAGGACATCAAGGATCTGAAGAACACCACGCTCGCCGAGCAGAGCCGCGGCGTGCGCTACAACATCCTGCGCCGCGAGGTTGATACCAACCGCGCGCTCTACGATGCGCTGCTTGGCCGCTACAAGGCGGTGAGCGCCACCGCCGGCGTGTCCTCCAACAACGTGTCGATCATCGATCGCGCCGATCCGCCGGTCCGCCCCGTCTCCCCGCGCCCGCTGCTCAACCTGGCGCTCGCGCTGTTCGCCGGCCTGCTGATCGGCGGTACCTATGTGGCGGTTCGCGAGCATTTCGACGATGCGATCCGCTCCGGCGACGACATCGAAAGCAAGCTGGGCGTCGGTATGATCGGGCTCGTCCCGGCATTGCCGGCGGGCGTGGAGCCCTATGCCGAGCTGCAGAAGGTGCGCTCCGACGTGTCGGAGGCCTATTATGCCCTGCGCGCCGCACTTGAGCTCGCCACGCCGACGGGTGCGCCGCGCAGCATGATGATCACCAGCAGCGGGCCGAGCGAAGGCAAGTCCACGACGTCCTATGCGCTGGCGCGCGGCTTCGCCCAGATCGGCCGCCGCGTCCTGTTGATCGATTCCGACATGCGCAAGCCGGCGCAGCACAAGCACCTGAACGTGAGCAACAAGATCGGGCTCGCCAACCTGCTTACCCGGCAGGTCACGATCCAAGAGGTGCTGCAGCACACCGAGATCGCCAACCTCGATTTCATTCCTGCTGGCCCCGTTCCGATCAACCCGGCGGAACTGATCGCCGGCCCGGCGCTGGACCAGCTGATCAAGCAGATGACCGGCACCTATGACATCGTGCTGGTGGATAGCCCGCCGGTGCTTGGCCTGGCGGATGCTCCGACGCTCGCCTCGCATGTCGATACGGTGCTGTTCATCGTGCAGGCCAATCACGTTCACGGGCGTCAGGCCCGCACCGCGCTGAACCGCCTGAAGACCGTTCGCGCTTCCATTGTCGGCGCCGTGCTGACCAAGTTCGACGCGGACGCCTTTGGCACCAGCAACCTTGGCTATTCCTACAGCTATGGCGAGGACAAGAGCTGA
- a CDS encoding DUF1428 domain-containing protein, with protein MLHEAGDGGQCGYVDGLVLPVPQDKKDAYRAFAQTTAAAFLEHGATRVVDTFGNDVPVGKITDFHRAAKVHDGETVAFGWIEWPSKQVRDTAWERLMSDARLSAGGDRPFDGKRMMFGAFVPVVDR; from the coding sequence GTGCTGCACGAGGCGGGCGACGGCGGCCAGTGCGGCTATGTCGACGGCCTGGTGCTGCCCGTCCCGCAGGACAAGAAGGACGCATATCGCGCCTTTGCGCAAACAACCGCCGCCGCTTTCCTCGAGCACGGGGCGACGCGTGTCGTCGACACGTTCGGCAATGACGTTCCGGTCGGGAAGATCACCGATTTCCACCGCGCCGCAAAGGTGCATGATGGCGAGACCGTCGCCTTTGGCTGGATCGAATGGCCGTCCAAACAGGTCCGCGACACGGCTTGGGAGCGGCTGATGAGCGACGCGCGGCTGTCCGCCGGCGGGGATCGCCCGTTCGACGGCAAGCGCATGATGTTCGGCGCCTTTGTGCCGGTTGTTGATCGCTGA
- a CDS encoding glycosyltransferase family 2 protein: protein MSAVRTAEPATTRNWAIDPDHLCVVIPVLNAGPHLADLLPAMARQGLAPHQFLIVDSQSTDGSADAFRQFGASVVEIDRRTFNHGGTRQQAVEMRPEAQIVVMMTQDAIPQGDHAIERLVQAFADPAVGMAYGRQLARPVAGGIERHARLMNYPPESDVRALADRTRLGVKTVFCSDSFAAYRASALAQVGGFPRDAFFAEDQLVAGRMLMSGWQIAYCGDAEVTHSHGYSIGEEFRRYFDVGVFHGRNRWLIDTFGSAGGEGLRFIKSEFTYLLRHQPAQLPSAAIRTFAKYAGYWMGAREAKLPNRWKQRLSMQPFYWRNKAAAAESPKTVSRNG, encoded by the coding sequence ATGTCCGCCGTACGAACTGCCGAACCCGCCACGACCCGAAACTGGGCGATTGATCCCGATCACCTATGCGTCGTCATCCCCGTGTTGAATGCGGGGCCGCACTTGGCAGATCTGCTGCCAGCCATGGCGCGCCAGGGGCTCGCGCCGCACCAGTTCCTGATCGTCGATTCACAATCGACCGATGGCAGTGCGGATGCCTTTCGGCAGTTTGGCGCCAGCGTGGTGGAGATCGACCGGCGTACCTTCAACCACGGCGGCACGCGCCAGCAGGCGGTGGAGATGCGGCCGGAGGCGCAGATCGTGGTGATGATGACGCAGGATGCCATTCCCCAGGGCGACCATGCCATCGAACGCCTGGTGCAGGCCTTTGCCGATCCGGCGGTCGGCATGGCCTATGGCCGCCAGTTGGCACGTCCGGTCGCTGGCGGGATCGAGCGGCATGCGCGCTTGATGAACTATCCGCCGGAATCGGACGTCCGCGCGCTCGCGGATCGCACCCGGCTGGGGGTGAAGACGGTGTTCTGTTCCGATTCCTTCGCCGCCTATCGCGCCAGTGCGCTTGCGCAGGTCGGCGGTTTCCCGCGTGATGCCTTTTTTGCGGAGGACCAGCTGGTCGCCGGCCGCATGCTGATGTCGGGATGGCAGATCGCTTATTGTGGTGACGCGGAGGTGACGCACAGCCACGGCTATTCGATTGGTGAGGAATTTCGCCGCTATTTCGACGTCGGCGTGTTCCATGGCCGTAATCGCTGGCTGATCGACACGTTCGGTTCGGCGGGCGGTGAGGGGCTGCGCTTTATCAAGTCGGAGTTCACCTATCTTCTCCGCCATCAGCCGGCGCAGCTCCCGTCGGCGGCGATCCGCACCTTCGCCAAATATGCCGGTTATTGGATGGGCGCGCGGGAGGCGAAGCTGCCAAACCGCTGGAAGCAGCGCCTGTCCATGCAGCCGTTCTATTGGCGCAATAAGGCAGCGGCAGCGGAAAGTCCCAAAACGGTATCGCGCAACGGCTGA